In Martelella mediterranea DSM 17316, the following are encoded in one genomic region:
- a CDS encoding carbohydrate ABC transporter permease has translation MLKRKRWIFAILALLPTLAIFAYVRMYPIIDILRLSLHRWNILSKNKPFIGLENFRELMSDNLFLTSLMNTTIIAFGVLAITIPLGMVIAALIFHRTRTRMSGFYETSIFIPHIVSLVPAAMAWKWIFDARLGPLNALLSAFGIEPQAWLFDPVLSVVCVIVLCSWQALGYAVLIYLVGFKNLPVSLYEAAKLDGASGPKSFWYLSIPMLKPITLYVSVVTLVSGFNVYAQPFVLASDSQGAPGRQVRVLVLDMLENSFRNYRVGYAASEAVVLLVIVLVLTLIQFTMLREKGKA, from the coding sequence ATGCTAAAACGCAAGCGATGGATTTTCGCGATCCTTGCACTCCTGCCGACACTGGCGATCTTCGCCTATGTGCGGATGTATCCGATCATCGACATCCTGAGGCTCAGCCTTCACCGCTGGAACATCCTGTCGAAGAACAAGCCGTTCATCGGGCTTGAGAATTTCCGTGAGCTGATGAGCGACAACCTGTTTCTCACCTCGCTGATGAACACGACGATCATCGCCTTCGGCGTGCTCGCGATCACGATCCCGCTCGGCATGGTTATCGCCGCGCTGATCTTCCATCGCACCCGCACGCGCATGTCAGGCTTTTACGAAACCTCGATCTTCATTCCGCACATCGTCTCGCTGGTGCCGGCGGCGATGGCCTGGAAGTGGATCTTCGATGCGCGCCTCGGCCCGCTCAACGCGCTCCTGTCGGCCTTCGGCATCGAGCCGCAGGCCTGGCTGTTCGATCCGGTGCTGTCGGTCGTCTGTGTAATCGTGCTGTGTTCGTGGCAGGCGCTGGGATACGCGGTGCTGATCTACCTCGTCGGCTTCAAGAACCTGCCCGTCTCGCTCTATGAGGCGGCGAAGCTTGACGGCGCTTCGGGTCCGAAATCCTTCTGGTATCTCTCTATACCGATGCTGAAGCCGATCACGCTCTATGTCTCGGTGGTGACGCTGGTTTCCGGCTTCAATGTCTATGCCCAGCCCTTCGTGCTCGCCTCCGACAGCCAGGGCGCGCCCGGCCGGCAGGTGCGTGTTCTGGTGCTCGACATGCTGGAAAACAGCTTCCGCAACTATCGCGTCGGCTATGCGGCGTCCGAAGCGGTCGTGCTGCTGGTCATCGTGCTGGTGCTGACGCTCATCCAGTTCACCATGTTGCGCGAGAAGGGCAAGGCATGA
- a CDS encoding carbohydrate ABC transporter permease, with product MTDFAELTEAEHAAGRRLRARKRAVNIAIDVFLTLFSIAMLLPLVFLIANAFKTPAEMLAWPPTIVPHDPTLENFRAVLGETPLLRWILNSVLFAIMSSIAIIATSSIAGYIFAKFRYRSLNVIFALFLATAIVPFEVYMIPLYFQVKSLGLLNSVWGLLIGYLVMSFGIFLIRQNVIHSIPDELLEAARLDGASEFWIFVHVVFPLLRGALGALGVLAFFQAWTAFAWPMIVATTRSSYTIEVGLALFQTGYTVDLGKLSAASATVLIPSVITFMILRRNFVQGVASTGMKE from the coding sequence ATGACCGATTTCGCCGAACTGACCGAAGCGGAGCACGCCGCCGGGCGGCGGCTGAGAGCCCGCAAGCGCGCCGTCAACATCGCAATCGACGTGTTCCTGACGCTGTTTTCGATCGCCATGCTGCTGCCGCTGGTGTTCCTCATCGCCAATGCGTTCAAGACGCCGGCCGAAATGCTTGCCTGGCCGCCAACCATCGTGCCGCATGATCCGACGCTTGAGAATTTCAGGGCCGTGCTCGGCGAAACGCCGCTGTTGCGCTGGATCCTCAACAGCGTGTTGTTTGCGATCATGTCGTCGATCGCGATCATCGCGACCTCGTCGATCGCCGGCTACATCTTTGCGAAGTTCCGCTATCGCAGCCTCAACGTCATCTTCGCGCTGTTCCTCGCAACCGCCATCGTGCCGTTCGAGGTCTATATGATCCCGCTCTATTTCCAGGTCAAAAGCCTTGGTCTGCTCAACTCGGTCTGGGGGCTGCTGATCGGCTATCTGGTGATGAGCTTCGGTATCTTCCTGATCCGCCAAAACGTCATTCATTCCATACCGGACGAGCTTCTGGAGGCTGCAAGGCTTGATGGCGCGAGCGAATTCTGGATTTTCGTCCATGTCGTCTTTCCGCTGCTCAGAGGCGCGCTCGGAGCGCTCGGCGTACTCGCCTTCTTCCAGGCATGGACGGCCTTTGCCTGGCCGATGATCGTCGCCACGACCCGGTCGAGCTATACGATCGAGGTCGGGCTGGCGCTGTTCCAGACGGGCTATACCGTCGATCTCGGCAAGCTCTCCGCTGCATCGGCGACAGTGCTGATTCCCTCCGTCATCACCTTCATGATCCTGCGCCGCAATTTCGTGCAGGGCGTGGCCAGCACCGGGATGAAGGAATAA
- a CDS encoding AGE family epimerase/isomerase, with product MDFLERAVALYSAINAHTAYWMLARPAIGPGFINTKMNPITLADYGDADGLRGPAFTYGWIQGRGLEALATHATWFESELPPLGAKIDATARTLMSALDGLREADGHVYFCYDADMVPVRGSGSADLLPQERPADIFTYSDAFAAKGLVAAKSRYAPAEAGDTLAAFDRVISAIEDGRFQMDEKQPLSAESLADQADDFGPRMILLGAAGMLDRLGHAGHLSYADRFIAHVLSRHFDPAAGLLRNVPGEDACNVGHGIEFVGFALDYLIGRDIAPDLLNTLETILLSSFEKGFVGPGLALSVSLKTGTAINPLCPWWSLPEAIRAAALLYERTGNARTRAVWEKAHDAFIAHYWRGTPPVAYQTMDADGPVDFVPATPDLDPNYHTGLSLLAAIGVAGRAGTSTFAHAG from the coding sequence ATGGATTTTCTGGAGCGCGCGGTGGCGCTTTATTCGGCGATCAATGCGCACACCGCTTACTGGATGCTGGCGCGGCCGGCGATCGGCCCGGGCTTCATCAACACCAAGATGAACCCGATCACGCTTGCCGATTATGGTGATGCCGACGGCTTGCGTGGTCCGGCCTTCACCTATGGCTGGATCCAGGGCCGCGGGCTTGAGGCGCTGGCGACCCATGCCACCTGGTTCGAAAGCGAACTGCCGCCGCTTGGCGCCAAGATCGATGCCACGGCCCGGACGCTGATGTCGGCGCTGGATGGCCTTCGCGAGGCCGATGGCCATGTCTATTTCTGCTACGACGCCGACATGGTGCCGGTGCGCGGGAGTGGATCAGCCGATCTGCTGCCGCAAGAGCGCCCGGCCGATATCTTCACCTATTCGGATGCCTTTGCCGCCAAGGGGCTGGTTGCGGCCAAAAGCCGTTACGCGCCGGCGGAAGCCGGTGATACGCTCGCTGCCTTCGATCGGGTGATTTCCGCCATCGAGGATGGCCGTTTCCAGATGGATGAAAAGCAGCCGCTTTCTGCGGAAAGCCTCGCCGATCAGGCCGATGATTTCGGTCCGCGCATGATCCTGCTGGGCGCAGCGGGAATGCTCGACCGCCTCGGCCATGCGGGACATCTTTCCTATGCCGACCGTTTCATCGCCCATGTCCTTTCCCGCCATTTCGATCCGGCCGCCGGCTTGCTGCGCAATGTACCGGGCGAAGATGCCTGCAATGTCGGCCACGGCATCGAATTCGTCGGCTTCGCGCTTGATTACCTGATCGGCAGGGACATTGCCCCCGACCTCCTGAACACGCTGGAGACGATCCTGCTGTCGTCCTTCGAAAAAGGCTTTGTCGGGCCGGGGCTCGCGCTCTCCGTCTCGTTGAAAACCGGGACAGCGATCAATCCGCTTTGCCCATGGTGGTCGCTGCCGGAGGCGATCCGCGCCGCGGCCCTGCTTTACGAACGCACGGGCAACGCCCGCACCCGCGCCGTCTGGGAAAAGGCGCATGACGCCTTCATCGCGCATTACTGGCGCGGCACCCCGCCCGTCGCCTATCAGACGATGGATGCGGACGGACCGGTGGATTTCGTGCCGGCCACCCCGGATCTCGATCCCAATTATCACACCGGACTGAGCCTGCTTGCCGCCATCGGCGTTGCCGGGCGCGCCGGAACCTCAACTTTTGCCCACGCAGGATAA
- a CDS encoding ABC transporter ATP-binding protein translates to MTSVAIQNVRKVYGDVETIKGVSVEVPEGAFVVLVGPSGCGKSTLLRMIAGLEDISGGVIRIGGKVINDVEPKNRDIAMVFQNYALYPHMTIAENMGFSLKLAKRPKAEIETRVADAARILGLTDYLKRYPKQLSGGQRQRVAMGRAIVRDPKVYLFDEPLSNLDAKLRVQMRAELKDIHTRFRTTTVYVTHDQIEAMTMADQIVVMRDGVIEQVGTPLDIYDYPANVFVASFIGSPAMNFFDGTVSEDGRAVLTADGIALPLPESVKPAAGLAVRYGIRPEKLFLADSEAGSIAMSVKSVEPTGSETFIKGVLGSQQISVQLRERASVAPGDTLSLRYAIADAHLFDARTEAAIR, encoded by the coding sequence ATGACCTCCGTTGCTATCCAGAATGTCCGCAAGGTCTACGGCGATGTCGAAACCATCAAGGGGGTCTCCGTCGAAGTGCCGGAGGGTGCCTTCGTCGTGCTGGTGGGCCCGTCGGGCTGCGGCAAGTCCACGCTTTTGCGGATGATCGCCGGTCTGGAAGACATCTCCGGCGGCGTGATCCGCATCGGCGGCAAGGTCATCAATGATGTCGAACCGAAGAACCGCGATATCGCCATGGTGTTCCAGAATTACGCGCTCTATCCGCACATGACGATCGCCGAGAACATGGGCTTCTCGCTGAAGCTCGCCAAGCGGCCGAAGGCGGAGATCGAGACGCGCGTCGCCGATGCCGCCCGCATCCTCGGCCTGACGGACTATCTCAAGCGCTATCCCAAGCAGCTTTCCGGCGGCCAGCGTCAGCGCGTTGCCATGGGCCGCGCCATCGTGCGCGATCCGAAGGTCTATCTATTCGACGAGCCGCTTTCCAACCTCGATGCCAAGCTTCGCGTGCAGATGCGCGCCGAGCTGAAGGACATCCATACGCGGTTCCGCACCACCACCGTCTACGTCACCCACGATCAGATCGAGGCGATGACCATGGCCGACCAGATCGTGGTGATGCGTGACGGCGTGATCGAGCAGGTCGGCACACCGCTCGACATCTACGACTATCCGGCGAATGTCTTCGTCGCGAGCTTCATCGGCTCGCCGGCGATGAATTTCTTCGATGGCACGGTAAGCGAAGACGGCAGGGCGGTGCTGACCGCGGACGGTATCGCGCTGCCGCTGCCCGAAAGCGTGAAACCCGCGGCAGGCCTTGCCGTGCGCTATGGCATACGACCGGAGAAACTTTTTCTGGCCGATAGCGAAGCCGGCAGCATTGCGATGTCGGTCAAGTCCGTCGAGCCGACCGGTTCGGAAACCTTCATCAAGGGGGTGCTCGGCAGTCAGCAGATTTCCGTTCAACTGCGCGAGCGCGCAAGCGTGGCACCCGGTGATACGCTTAGCCTGCGCTACGCCATCGCGGATGCCCATCTCTTCGACGCAAGGACAGAGGCAGCGATCCGCTAG
- a CDS encoding helix-turn-helix transcriptional regulator, with protein MKVQWQVSQTPSSWVNGMRMSLAARLLLSDDQPILDIALACGIEDLSHFYRLFRQTHGVSPRRYRRRQQVNLVDP; from the coding sequence ATGAAAGTTCAGTGGCAGGTCAGCCAGACGCCCTCCTCCTGGGTGAACGGCATGCGCATGTCGCTCGCCGCCAGGCTGCTCCTGAGCGACGACCAGCCGATCCTCGACATCGCGCTTGCCTGCGGGATTGAGGACCTCAGCCACTTCTACAGGCTTTTCCGACAGACCCACGGCGTCAGCCCCAGACGCTACCGACGCAGACAGCAGGTCAATCTCGTCGATCCATAA
- a CDS encoding SGNH/GDSL hydrolase family protein yields MNVFVRNKDKYMSKTIMAFGDSLTWGTNPVAGGRHDYHDRWPSVLEAGLGATHRVVAEGLGGRTSAFDDRTAAFDRNGARALPMLLATHSPLDLVIIMLGANDLKPYISPTVDGAFAGMSRLIEIVRCFPYNWGMTPPKIMIVSPPHFCMRSDNQGPQSGRIVEHSHLLASGYRAIAEAQNCAFFDAAQVAKASDVDGVHLDAANTRAIGAALIEPVRKLLA; encoded by the coding sequence ATGAATGTTTTTGTAAGGAATAAGGACAAATATATGTCAAAAACAATCATGGCCTTTGGCGATAGCCTGACCTGGGGCACGAACCCCGTTGCCGGCGGAAGGCACGACTACCATGATCGCTGGCCGAGCGTTCTGGAGGCGGGGCTTGGCGCAACCCATCGGGTCGTGGCCGAGGGGCTGGGCGGTCGCACGAGCGCGTTCGACGACCGAACGGCAGCGTTCGATCGCAACGGAGCGCGCGCCTTGCCGATGCTGCTGGCGACGCATTCCCCGCTTGATCTTGTCATCATCATGCTCGGCGCCAATGATCTCAAACCCTATATTTCGCCCACGGTCGATGGCGCCTTTGCGGGAATGTCCAGACTAATCGAAATTGTTCGTTGTTTCCCATATAATTGGGGGATGACGCCGCCGAAGATCATGATTGTTTCGCCGCCGCATTTTTGCATGCGGTCCGATAATCAGGGGCCACAGTCGGGCCGGATTGTCGAGCACAGCCATTTGCTGGCTTCGGGTTACCGCGCAATTGCCGAGGCGCAGAATTGCGCCTTTTTCGATGCCGCGCAGGTGGCCAAGGCCAGTGATGTCGACGGCGTGCACTTGGATGCCGCCAATACCCGTGCGATCGGCGCCGCGTTGATAGAACCGGTCCGCAAGCTCCTTGCTTGA
- a CDS encoding FadR/GntR family transcriptional regulator, with translation MAAEVSKLDTPLAVAPVRKRRYADEVYAQILMQLSTGRYAVGDRLPTEKELSSMYNVSRPIVREALQNLQNDGLINARRGSGTFVLRLPPREIAHYTDDARFAQYMRAYEVRQCLESEIARLAALRITQSRLRRLHQVLEQMEVALRTGEGALEADFEFHMEIARASENDLFEKQMMLLKPDMLGTMRIASTITGTRSEERKNKVLKEHRDIYDAISTGDGELAKLYMKYHLVSVRHRIIDQGN, from the coding sequence GTGGCCGCCGAAGTGAGCAAACTTGACACCCCTCTCGCTGTTGCGCCCGTAAGAAAGCGCCGGTACGCGGACGAAGTCTATGCGCAAATTCTAATGCAGTTGTCGACAGGACGGTATGCGGTAGGCGACCGATTGCCGACCGAAAAAGAGCTGTCGTCAATGTATAATGTCTCGCGCCCGATTGTGCGCGAAGCGCTTCAGAATTTGCAAAATGACGGGCTGATCAATGCCCGGCGCGGATCCGGAACATTTGTGCTGCGCCTGCCGCCGCGTGAAATAGCGCACTATACGGATGACGCCAGATTCGCCCAATATATGCGTGCCTATGAAGTGCGCCAATGTCTTGAATCGGAGATAGCGCGTCTGGCCGCCCTTCGCATCACCCAGTCGAGATTGCGGCGTCTCCATCAGGTTCTTGAACAGATGGAGGTCGCGCTTCGCACTGGCGAAGGGGCGCTCGAAGCCGACTTCGAATTCCATATGGAGATCGCCCGAGCCAGCGAAAACGATCTTTTCGAGAAGCAGATGATGCTGCTCAAACCCGACATGCTGGGCACCATGCGCATTGCCTCGACGATCACCGGAACCCGTTCGGAGGAGCGGAAAAACAAGGTGCTCAAGGAGCATCGCGACATTTATGACGCCATCAGCACGGGCGATGGCGAGTTGGCGAAACTCTACATGAAATATCACCTCGTCAGCGTTCGCCATCGCATCATCGATCAGGGCAACTGA
- a CDS encoding mandelate racemase/muconate lactonizing enzyme family protein, translating to MKISSITLTPIQTHRRTGSISSHLILQVHTDEGLTGLGEISDLDCYRMYMPDVDAVKIGIERIALGRDPFAVQALHNEMAKYLHNYFLSAPSYPPFTPASQIAAGIDMACFDIMGKALDTPAHTFLGGKTRDAIEICYPLFQVKAEADYERNLGFIQTLLEQGISRFRYYVGVDFAKDEKFLAAVRDRFGDAVLLKALDFQAKHYWKDTLRAYERLKQFGFEVIESPSWREDFEGMAELRRRVEADVCEHCSSAAQAMAMMRAGAVDIFNVTVNSGGLLQVKKLAALAELAGIRVLLGTTQELSIGTAAHAHLGASISELSVASDPVGPLLYAEDVVKDRIQIADNRIAVPTGPGLGVELDEDALERLRAPLVEWDRAAHGAGYVSE from the coding sequence ATGAAAATATCGTCGATAACCCTGACGCCCATTCAAACCCACCGCCGCACCGGATCGATCAGTTCCCATCTTATTCTCCAGGTCCATACCGATGAGGGCCTGACCGGTCTGGGCGAGATTTCGGATCTCGATTGCTATCGCATGTATATGCCCGATGTGGATGCCGTCAAAATCGGCATCGAGAGGATTGCGCTGGGGAGGGATCCCTTTGCTGTCCAGGCACTCCACAATGAGATGGCAAAGTACCTCCATAATTATTTCCTTTCCGCTCCAAGCTATCCGCCTTTCACGCCGGCTTCGCAGATTGCGGCGGGGATCGACATGGCCTGCTTCGATATTATGGGCAAAGCGCTCGACACGCCGGCGCACACGTTTCTGGGCGGCAAGACCCGGGACGCGATCGAGATTTGCTATCCCCTTTTTCAGGTTAAGGCCGAAGCCGATTATGAGCGTAATCTTGGCTTCATCCAGACGCTTCTGGAGCAAGGCATCTCGCGCTTCCGCTATTATGTCGGCGTCGACTTTGCCAAGGATGAAAAGTTCCTGGCAGCTGTGCGCGATCGCTTTGGCGACGCCGTCCTGCTGAAGGCGCTGGATTTTCAGGCGAAGCACTATTGGAAGGATACCCTCCGGGCTTATGAGCGACTCAAACAATTCGGATTTGAGGTCATAGAAAGCCCAAGTTGGCGCGAAGACTTCGAAGGGATGGCGGAACTGCGCCGCCGCGTGGAGGCCGACGTTTGCGAGCATTGTTCGTCTGCAGCGCAAGCCATGGCGATGATGCGGGCCGGGGCGGTCGATATATTCAATGTCACGGTCAACTCGGGCGGGTTGCTGCAGGTCAAAAAGCTGGCCGCGCTGGCTGAGCTGGCGGGCATCCGCGTTCTGCTCGGAACCACGCAGGAACTCAGTATCGGTACCGCCGCGCATGCGCATCTCGGGGCCTCCATCTCCGAGCTGTCCGTCGCCTCCGACCCTGTGGGGCCATTGCTCTATGCTGAAGACGTGGTGAAGGATCGCATCCAGATTGCGGACAATCGGATCGCGGTCCCGACGGGGCCGGGGCTGGGCGTCGAGCTGGACGAGGATGCGCTGGAGCGATTGCGTGCGCCCCTGGTCGAGTGGGACCGGGCCGCCCACGGTGCCGGATATGTCTCGGAATGA
- a CDS encoding tripartite tricarboxylate transporter substrate binding protein, with translation MNKILKTCLLASVLFAPGMAMAEVDYPADTVRMFVPANPGGGTDAGARVFAEFFEKHSDATVAIVNQPGGGGVIAAQSVARGPEDGSVLLFFHAALHTANLFGQSPFSWESFTPLATTSAVNEVYAVRSDVPYASMKEFIDYAKAHPGELNIGSQLGGTTQVKGEALNAATGGAVRLVDAGTESDRITALLSEQVDVISMSVANAKQYVEDGQMKVLAVINSQPDPMAPDFPTTTAEGLDFSLPLVMTVYGPEKVDDDVKTAFTQIIKEIEADPEFATALQKQAQVPALRTPEQASEFLSAEQKTIAGLLGK, from the coding sequence GTGAACAAAATTCTGAAAACATGTCTGCTTGCTTCAGTTCTTTTCGCGCCTGGAATGGCAATGGCTGAGGTGGACTATCCCGCCGATACGGTACGCATGTTCGTGCCCGCGAATCCCGGTGGCGGCACGGATGCCGGCGCGCGCGTTTTTGCCGAGTTCTTCGAGAAACACTCGGATGCAACTGTTGCAATCGTGAATCAGCCCGGTGGCGGCGGCGTCATCGCCGCGCAGTCGGTTGCGCGTGGACCGGAAGATGGTTCAGTGCTGCTGTTTTTCCATGCGGCGTTGCATACAGCCAATCTCTTCGGACAATCCCCTTTTTCCTGGGAATCGTTCACGCCATTGGCAACGACCTCCGCGGTTAACGAAGTCTATGCCGTGCGCTCCGATGTGCCCTATGCGTCGATGAAGGAATTTATCGACTATGCGAAAGCCCATCCGGGCGAACTCAATATCGGCTCGCAACTCGGCGGCACCACGCAGGTCAAGGGTGAAGCGCTCAATGCTGCCACGGGCGGCGCCGTGCGTCTTGTCGATGCGGGAACCGAGAGCGACCGTATTACGGCATTGTTGAGCGAACAGGTCGATGTCATTTCGATGAGCGTTGCCAATGCGAAGCAATATGTTGAGGACGGCCAGATGAAAGTGCTTGCCGTGATCAACAGTCAGCCCGATCCGATGGCGCCCGATTTTCCGACAACCACGGCCGAAGGTCTGGATTTCTCGTTGCCGCTGGTGATGACGGTCTACGGTCCTGAGAAGGTCGATGACGACGTGAAAACGGCGTTCACCCAGATCATCAAGGAGATCGAGGCTGATCCTGAATTCGCAACGGCGTTGCAAAAGCAGGCGCAGGTTCCGGCATTGCGCACGCCTGAACAGGCATCTGAATTCCTCAGCGCCGAGCAGAAGACAATCGCCGGACTTCTGGGCAAATGA
- a CDS encoding tripartite tricarboxylate transporter TctB family protein has product MADRIFGGFFALLGLAIILSTQQIVQNFPGTGDPGPRILPYIIGALLLVLGLALAVQRRKPRTADDLSEEVLEAIRSGPDNPNVGIQKPPSPVRRVGIMLGFVAFIPLIDVLGFSISATLFLAWVMSLMDEITLRRVLVRSAAALVVTVILGLLMSHALNLSVPGVWFS; this is encoded by the coding sequence ATGGCGGATCGCATCTTTGGCGGTTTCTTCGCTTTGCTTGGATTGGCAATCATTCTATCCACACAGCAGATCGTGCAGAACTTTCCGGGCACTGGCGACCCGGGGCCGCGTATTCTGCCGTATATTATAGGCGCTCTTCTGCTGGTCCTGGGGCTGGCGCTTGCGGTTCAGCGCAGAAAGCCACGAACGGCTGATGACCTTTCCGAAGAGGTGCTCGAGGCGATCCGGTCAGGTCCGGATAATCCGAATGTCGGTATTCAAAAGCCCCCGAGCCCGGTTCGCCGGGTTGGCATCATGCTCGGCTTCGTTGCCTTCATTCCGCTGATTGACGTCCTGGGTTTTTCAATTTCCGCGACGCTTTTCCTGGCCTGGGTCATGAGCCTGATGGACGAGATAACGCTGCGGCGCGTCCTGGTGCGCAGTGCGGCCGCGCTGGTTGTCACCGTAATCCTTGGCCTGCTGATGTCGCACGCTCTCAACCTCTCGGTCCCTGGCGTCTGGTTTTCATAA
- a CDS encoding tripartite tricarboxylate transporter permease, with amino-acid sequence MFDLFFSSMVHLFEPKLLLLMMIGVSVGLVFGALPGLSATMAIAIMLPVTFAMQSDAGIAMLIATYIGGVSGGLVSATLLRIPGTPSSIATTFDGYPLARKGQAIKALATGMVASAVGGILGLMILVAFAPVIARFAIDFGAAEYTALTIAALVLVVVLSEANLIKGLIASVLGLGLSTIGFAPIGSAQRFTFGNIDLLSGISIIPFMVGLFAVAQLIRDISETSPKIEEKLDLRGGGVKLAEFVSNGVNMLRSAAIGIAIGVLPGIGGSASNLVAYGAARSASKRPEEFGKGSLEGIYAAETANNASVGGALLPLLTLGIPGDGVTAILIGGFTIHGLQPGPLLYKNEPGLIATIYAAFLLATLALLVVQLLTIRIFPRVLLIPRHYLIPVLALLMVVGVYVGEYRTFDLWIMLGFGVAGYVLERYGFPLSPLVLGFVLGTIFETNFRRALMYSDGDWSTFVIRPVSAVLLAMALALLSYSLWRIFRRRNGVRAR; translated from the coding sequence ATGTTTGATCTTTTCTTCTCGAGCATGGTCCATCTCTTTGAACCGAAGCTGCTGCTGCTCATGATGATCGGCGTTTCCGTCGGCCTCGTTTTTGGAGCGCTTCCCGGACTGAGTGCGACAATGGCAATCGCCATCATGCTGCCCGTGACCTTCGCGATGCAATCGGATGCCGGCATAGCCATGCTCATCGCCACCTATATTGGCGGCGTATCCGGCGGGCTGGTCTCGGCGACGCTCTTGCGCATTCCAGGGACTCCGAGCTCGATCGCCACCACGTTTGACGGTTACCCGCTTGCCCGCAAGGGCCAGGCCATCAAGGCGCTGGCGACCGGCATGGTGGCAAGTGCGGTGGGCGGTATCCTTGGCCTCATGATTCTTGTGGCATTCGCTCCGGTAATTGCTCGCTTTGCAATTGACTTCGGCGCGGCGGAATATACCGCGTTGACGATCGCCGCCCTTGTATTGGTCGTGGTCCTTTCGGAGGCCAACCTGATAAAAGGTCTGATCGCATCCGTTTTGGGCCTGGGTTTGTCGACCATCGGCTTTGCACCGATCGGCTCGGCCCAGAGGTTCACCTTCGGCAATATCGATCTTTTGTCGGGCATCAGCATTATCCCCTTCATGGTCGGGCTGTTTGCCGTCGCGCAGCTCATCCGCGACATTTCGGAGACCTCCCCGAAGATCGAGGAAAAGCTGGATTTGCGCGGCGGCGGCGTCAAGCTCGCCGAATTCGTTTCCAATGGCGTCAACATGCTCAGATCGGCGGCGATCGGTATTGCCATCGGCGTTCTCCCGGGCATTGGCGGCTCGGCGTCGAACCTGGTGGCCTACGGCGCCGCGCGTTCGGCATCGAAAAGGCCCGAGGAATTCGGCAAGGGCAGTCTGGAAGGCATCTATGCGGCCGAGACCGCCAACAACGCCTCGGTCGGCGGCGCGCTTCTGCCCCTGCTGACGCTCGGCATTCCCGGCGACGGCGTCACAGCCATCCTGATCGGCGGCTTCACCATTCATGGGCTGCAGCCAGGCCCGCTGCTTTACAAGAACGAGCCGGGATTGATCGCCACGATCTATGCGGCCTTTCTGCTGGCGACCCTCGCGCTTCTGGTGGTCCAACTGCTCACCATCCGTATTTTTCCGCGCGTGCTTCTCATTCCCCGCCACTATCTGATTCCAGTGCTGGCGCTGTTGATGGTGGTCGGCGTCTATGTCGGCGAATACCGCACATTCGACCTCTGGATCATGCTGGGCTTTGGCGTGGCAGGCTATGTGCTGGAGCGTTACGGCTTTCCACTCAGCCCGCTGGTTCTGGGCTTCGTCCTCGGCACGATTTTCGAGACAAACTTCAGGCGCGCATTGATGTACTCCGACGGCGACTGGAGCACATTCGTAATCCGGCCAGTCTCCGCCGTGCTGCTCGCTATGGCACTGGCGCTCCTCAGCTATTCGCTTTGGCGCATTTTCAGGCGGCGCAATGGCGTCAGGGCACGCTGA